In Verrucomicrobiota bacterium, the genomic window TCAACGACTACGGCAAGTTCGCCCTGCACTTGCTGCCCTCAGGCGTGTTTCACTCCGGCGTGGTCAACGTGCTTGGCCCCGGCGTGGCGATCAACATCGCCGCGTTTGTCGCCGAGCGGCAGGAGCTGATCTCGCGCGGCGTGCCCGAGCCGCAGTTGCGCGTCTCCGATCGGGCGCAGGTCGTTCTGCCGTACCACCTCCTTCTCGACGAGTACGAGGAGCAACGACTCGCCGATCGCCAGTTCGGATCCACGAAGGCGGGCATCGCCCCATTCTACGCGGACAAGTGTCTCAAGCTCGGCATCCAGGTCGCCGATCTTTGGAACCCGCGCCGTCTCCGCGAGCGGCTCACCGCATCGCTGGTACCGAAGAACATCCTGCTCGAGCACCTGTACCAGAAGCCGACCATCGAGCCTGAGGAGCTGCTCCCCGACCTGCTTGCCCAGGGAGAGAGGATCCGCCCATTTGCCTGCGACACGGTTCGGCTGCTTCAGGACGCGCTGGCCGGCGGCAAGCGGGTCTTGCTCGAGGGTCAGCTTGGCGCCCTGCGCGATCCTGACCACGGCGTTCTCCCCTATCCGACCTCGTCGTCACCGCTGGCGGGCTTTGCCTCTGTTGGGGCAGGGGTGCCGCCGCAGCAGATCAACCGCATTGTCGCGGTGGTCAAGGCCTACTCCTCATGTGTCGGCGCCGGGCCGTTTGTCACCGAACTCTCTGGGGACGCGGCCGACGAGTTGCGCGCCCGCGGTGGCGATGCCGGCGAGTACGGCGCGACGACCGGCCGCCCACGGCGGGTAGGCTGGTTCGATGCCGTTGCCACTCGGTACGGTGCGGGCCTGCAGGGCGCCACGGAGCTTGCGCTGAGCAACCTGGACGTCCTCGGCTATCTGGACGAGATCCCAATCTGCACTGCCTACGAGGTCAATGGCCGACGGACAGACCGGTTCTTACTTCCGGTCGATCTGGACCGCGCCCGGCCGTTGTTCGAGTCTCTGCGGGGCTGGAAGTGCAACATATCCAGCGTCCGCACCTTCGACGAGCTACCCGAGCAGGCCCAGGAGTATGTCAGACGCATCGAGCAGCTGGTCGAGGTCCCCGTCCGTATCATCTCGGTCGGATCGGCGCGAGACGCGACGATCGCCCGGACGACGAGGAACGAGTGAGTCAAGGACTCCTCGGCACGCCGCTCGACATCGAGATGAGCGCAGATAGGACGTGAAGCATGGCTCTGCCTCTGCTGGATTGGCGGGTACTTGACACGCGTTCCGGGAGCAGAGTCCAGGGCGGGTCGCACCGGATACATGTCGCGCAGATGGGGCCGATGCGAACGATGGGCGGGCGCGGGACGATCGCGGGGGATGGAGTCAGTCTGGCGAGCCGTTCTCGGTGGTCGAGGTGAGGTGCTGTGCGGCCCAGTCGAGCCAGGGTTGGGGGTTGCGACCGAGGTCTTCGCCGACGATCTGGATCAGGGACGAGTGGGCGTTCTCACCGGCGTTGGGATCGTCGAGGAGCCTGGTGAGGACGGCGATGGACTCTCGGGACCTGTGCGCGATCAGTGCGTTCGTTACAGCATGGGGGAAGAGGTTGTTGTACTCGTAGGCGCGTGCGTTGAATTCGCGCCAGATGGCCTCGATGAGGGGGACGTTCTGCTCGTTGGGCATGTGCTGCAGTGCCGACAGCACCGCCTCGCACGTCTGGCCAAGGCCATATTTGGCGGCCCAGACGCCTAGGTCGCGGATGAAGGGCAGGTCGCTCGTCCGCTTGAAGTGGGCCAGACCGGCGGCGCCGTAGTAGAGCTCGCCGCTCATCTCGCGGCGGACGGTGGTCTTGGCGCGCAGTTCATCCTTGCTGAGCGCAACGTCGGCCTCGGCACCGGGCAGGTACGAGGGATAGAGGTTGCGCAGGCTCTCGAGGTGCGAAACGAGCACGTCGTGCAGCTTGTCGCCGCCGAAGCGGCCGAAACTCGTCATGAGCGACATGCGCTCGGAACTCGAGAAATACGGGAAGCGCTCGGCGACGAAGTCGCCCGCGACCTCGCCCGCCTTGGCAAACTCGTCGAGAGTGACGCGGAAGCACGTCGAGCCGGTGTTCCACAGGAACGGCCAGAGGGCGGCGACGCGCGCTCTGGGGTCATCGATGGCGGCGGCCTCCTCCCAGTCTGTGCGGAGGGTGACGGCCGTGGTCGCCTCGCGGCGCAACTGGTCAAGGTTCGACGGGTCATCGACCCAGAAGAAGCAGTAGCCGTAGCCGGCGACCTCCCACGTGCGCGCGTCGCCCTCCTTGCGCTTGAGGAAGAGCAGGATGCGCGTGTCGCTGGTGATCGGGTGCTCCACCCTGTCGTGGCCGAAGCCCCACGCATCGTACGAGTAGAGCTCGAAGCCCGGCAGAGAGATGGCGTCGCCAACGCCGAGGCTCTCGCCGGCTTCAGCGGCGTCGGGAGCAAGGGCGTCGTTGGGCTTCAGGAACACCTCCTCCAGTCTGTAGGCGTCGCCTTCGGTGTGGCTGACGATGGCGATCAGTTCGGACTGGAAGGCGCCATCGCGTGAATCCTTGATCGGCGGCTCGCGGCCGAAGGCGAGGAGGGGCGTCATCATCGCGAGAACGATAGCGAGGGCGCGGAGAGATCGCATTGCCTTGCTCCCGTCTGGCCGTGCTCGGGTGTGTGCCACGATCATGTGTGACGCGCGATGCGCGTGTCAAGTTCCGCGCGGGAGCCTGAGTCGGCGCGTGAGAATCGTAGCACGGGCATCTTGCCCGTGTTGTTGGCGACCACACCGGACAATCACGGGCAAGATGCCCGTGCTACTTCAGGCACTCGTCAGGCAGATGCCGTTCCGTCATGCTGGCGCTGATTCAACCGGAAGAGAGACGGGGGCGCCCGCCGGGCTGGGCACGGAGGATCTTCTCCGGGGCCATGGGAGATCAGGACCAACCTCACGGGAACGTCGGCCGGCGGCGAGCTGTTGTCAGTCTGACCGGGCCGAATGGCGGGGAGGGGCTGTGGTACGGTCCTATGCCAGGCGGTTGCAGAACGGGAGGACGGCAGTGGACAGGATTGGCATCTTCTACGGCAGCACGAGCGGCAACACGCGGCGGGTGGCCGAGCTGATCCGGCGCGAGCTCGAGGGCGAGACGGTCGAGGTGCACGACGTCGGCGAGGCCAATGAAGGCGACCTCGAGCAGTACGACATGCTCATCCTCGGGGCTCCAACGTGGAACGAGGGCGACCTCCAGGACGATTGGGAGGCGTTCATCACGCACCTCGACGGCATTGACCTGAGCGGCAAGACGGTGGCCTTGTTCGGTCTCGGCGACCAGAAAGCGTACCCCAACGCCTTCCTCGACGCGCTCGGCACGCTCTACGAGCACGTCAAACGCAAGGGGGCGACGATCGTCGGCCGCTGGCCGACGCACGGTTACACGTTCACGCGCTCGTCGGCCGTCATTGACGGCGAGTTCATCGGCCTCGCCCTCGACGAGGAGAACCAACCTGAGCAGACCGAGCACCGCGTCGCCAAGTGGGTCAAGATGCTCCGGCTGGGGCTGGGGTGAGCGCCCCTGCAAGAAAAGGACCCCTCTCATTGAGAGGGGTCAGATGCCGGTTCTAGGGGTCGGCTGCCCCACGACTCTGTAGTCTTGTTGTGGGAAGACCGCAGATTCGGAAGTGCTACAATCCTGCCGATATGCTATGCTCACCTTACTGGGATGTCAAGAGAATTGTACGGAGGTGTGCATGAAGGCCTACACGCTGGGACTCGACCTTGGGGCAAACTCGCTGGGCTGGGCTATCGTTCCCGACGAACCGGATGTGAACGGCGTGGGCGTCACGACAGGCGTCCGCGTGTTTCGGCAGGGAACTGAGCCAACAAAAACGGGCGGCGAGCAGTCGCGGAACAAGGATCGTCGCGACGCGCGACAAATGCGCCGGCAGCTCTATCGTCGGGGACGGAGACGACGTAAAGTCCAGCATCTTCTCGTCGAGGCCGGCGCCATAGCCGACACGCCCGAAGCCCTGCCTGAACTACGCTCGTACGACCCCTACGAGCTGCGGCGCCGTGGGCTCGATGAAGAGCTGAAACCGGCCGAGTTCGCGCGCGTGCTCATGCACATGGCGAAGCGGCGGGGGTTCAAGAGCAACAAGAAAGCCCAGGGCGACGCGCGGAAGGAACAGGGGAAGGTCAAGACGGCTATCGCATCCCTCGAGTCTGAGATGGCGGAGGTCGGCGCCCGCACGCTCGGGGAGTACCTGGCGATGCTCCACGTCAAGGGCTCGAAGGTTCGAAACCACTATACGAGCCGTGCGATGTTCGACGACGAGTTCGCGCAGCTCTGGTCAAAACAGGCGTCGTTCCAACCTGATCTGTGGACGAAAGACACAAAGGATCTCTTGCATGACGCCATCTTCGGGCAACGCCCCCTCAAACCTGTGGATCACCTGATCGGGAGGTGCCAGTTGGAGCCCAAGGAACCGCGAGCCCCACGCGCCAGTTGGTTCGCCGAGCAGGCACGTCTCCTCCAGGAGGTCAGCAACCTCAAGGTGTTGCCCCGCCGCGGCGAGGAGAGGAGTCTCACCGAGGAGGAACGGCAACGCCTCCTCCACGAGCTGATGACCCGCGTTAGCGACGTCGCCGTCGAGGCAGTCAAGACGAAGGTCCTCAAGCTCGCAGAGACGGAGTCCCTCAACTATGAAGGCGGTCAACGCGACAAGATGCAGCCGAACAAGATCGAGGCGCGGCTCCGCAGGCTCTTCGACAAGGAGCACGACGCGAAGGCCGACTGGTTGCGCGGCACCGTGTGGGAGGCTCTCGTTCACGATGAGGCCGAGGACTTCGAGGAGAAGGCGCTTGCCGACTGGGGCCTGAGTCGCGAGCAGGTTGACGCGCTCTACAAGATCGAGCGGCCCGACGGCTACAGCCGGTTCTCACTGAAGGCGCTTAAGAGGCTGCTGCCCCATCTCGAAGCGGGACTGACGATAGATAAGGCCATCCTCGCCGCCGGGTACAAGACCCCTGAGACCGAGAAGCGTGGGTGGCTTCCGCCGGTCAAGGCGGGCGAGTTCCGCAATCCCGTCGTCCTGCGCGCGCTGAGCGAAACACGGAAGGTCGCTAACGCCATCGTCCGCGAGTACGGCAAGCCGTCGCGTATCGTCGTGGAGCTGGCGAGGGAGACGCGCGGCACGATGAGAAGCAGGCAGGAACGCCTCTCGCAGAACCGCCAACTCGAGGCCTACCACAAGACCATTAGCGCAGACTTGGCGGCGCAAGGCATCAAGCCATCGCACAATCTGGTCGAGAAATACAAGCTCGCCGACGAGTGCGAGTGGGTCTGCCCTTATACGGGACGGTCTATCGCCTTCCACCAGCTCTTCGGCGCGACCCCCGAGTTCGACGTGGAGCACATCATCCCGTACAGGCGCAGTCTCGACAACAGCTTCATGAACAAGACGTTGTGCGCCAAGAGCGAGAACCAGCGCAAGAACAACCGGACGCCTTACGAGGCCTACCACGGCACGGCGCAGTACGAGGAGATCCTCGTCCGGATCAGCAAGGTTAGGCTCCCATACGAGAAGCAACGACGGTTCACGATAAAGGAGCTGCCCGAGGACTTCGCGAACAGGCAGCTTGTGGACACGAGCTACGCGGCACGCTCTTGCGTCGACTATCTGCGCCAGCTTGGGGTACCCGTGGACACAACGCGCGGCCAGATCACGGCCGAGCTGCGATGGCAGTGGGGCCTCAACAGCATTCTCGGCGACGACGAGGCAGTGAAGGCGCGCGACGACCACCGCCACCATGCCGTGGACGCCGTGGTGATCGCACTCACCACAAAGAAGCACATCAACAACCTGAGGCGCAGGTACGAGTTCGGACGCGAGGAGCGGTTCCCTGCGCCGTGGGAGGACACAGGTGCGTCGAAAGAAGCGTTTCGGCAGATCGTGCGGGCGTCCGCTGAGGCGATCAACGTCTCGCACCGGCCATGGCGCAAGCTTCAGGGCCGGTTCAACGAGGAGACCAACTACGGGGCCGTCGACGTCCAGAAGGGCGAGTACGTCTACCGCGTTCCGCTCAAAGGCATTACCCCCTCCAAGGCGGCCGACATCCTTGATCCGGCCATCAGGCAGCTCGTCTGCCAACGGCTGAAGCAGCATGGCGTGGAAGGAGGGAAAGCCGCACCCGCTGCCGTCTTCAGCGACGAGAACCCGCTCTACATGCCGGCTCGCCCGGGACGCAAGGCTCCACGCATCGACTCGGTCCGCATTCGTGAGAATGCCACCACCATGATGCCGGTGCACGACGAGACCGGCAGGGCGTATCGTTACGTCAAGCCGGGCAACAACCATCACATCGCCATCTTCGAGTACACCGATGAGAAAGGGAAGCTGCGCCGGTGCAAGGAGGTCGTGACGCGATTCGAGGCAGCCCGACGCAAGTTGGCCGGGGAGCCGGTCGTGCGACGCACGCATCCGGAGCATCCCGAGGCCAGGTTCCTCATGTGGCTCTGCAACGACGACATGCTCTTGATCGAGAAGCACGGAACAAAGCGGCTCTACCGCGTGCAGAAGATGTCGGATGGTCCAGGCCAGGAATCCGTGAACATCATGTTCCGCGCTCATACAGCCACGAGACTCGATGACCCTCAGGCTGCTGAGAGCATCCGATCGTTGGGTCCTCGTACGTTCAGCGCCCAGAAGGTCACCGTGGACCTCTTGGGTCGGATCCACCCGTGCAATGATTAAGCGGACGATTGAGGTATCGGGGCCGGAGGCGTCGCTTTCACTGCGCGACGGGCAGATCATCGTCAAGCGAGGCGACGAGCAGGTCGGTACGTTCAGCGCCGAGGATGTCGGCATGCTCATCGTGGACACGCCAACGGCGCGCTACACGCACGGGACGCTGATCGAGCTGCTGGAGCACGGTGCGGTCGTGGTGCTGTGCGGCAGCGATCACCTCCCCACCGCGTTCGTTGCCTCGTGCACGGGCAACACACTGCAGACCGAACGGCTCGCCGCCCAGCTCGGAGCTACGCGGCCACTCAAGAAGCGGCTCTGGCGGCAGGTCGTCCAGCAGAAGGTGCGCAACCAGGCCGCCAACCTGCCGGAGGGATCAGAGGAGCGGGGCGACCTCCTCGATCTCGTGAAGCGGGTGCGCTCGGGCGACCCTGACAACGTCGAGGCACAGGCGGCGCGCCTGTACTGGCGGCGTTGGCTGCCAACAGAAGGCTTTCGCCGCGGCGAGCAAAGCGAAGCCCCGAACAACTTCCTCAACTACGGGTACGCCGTGCTGCGGGCGGCGGTGGCCCGCGCAATCTCCGGTGCCGGGCTGCATCCCTCGGTCGGCATCCACCACCACAATCGGTACGACGCCTTCTGCTTGGCCGACGACCTGGTCGAGCCGCTTCGGCCCCTGGTGGATCGGGCCGCGCGCGACATCTTTTTGGAGGGACATGAGGAGATCAACAAGGAGACCAAGACACGGCTGCTGGCGCTGCTGCTCGAGCCCGTGCTCCTGGCCGGTGCACAGGGGCCGCTCTTTGTGCACCTGGAGCGGATGTTGGCATCACTTGTGCGGTGCTATGCGGGCGAAACGGCCAAACTCGACATTCCTTCGCTGGCATGATCAGAAGCCCGTACCGCATCATGTGGCTGCTCGCGATGTTCGACCTCCCGACGCTCAAGCCCGAGGAGCGCAAGGAGTACCAACGTTTCCATAAGTTCCTGATACAGGACGGCTTCACCATGATGCAGTACTCTGTGTACATGCGCTACTGCTCCAGCCCTGAGAATGCCGAGGCCCACAAGCGCCGCATCGAGGCGCACATACCCCCCGAGGGCGAGGTGCGCGTGCTGGAACTGACCAGCAAGCAGTTCGAGCGAATGCGTATCTTCTATGGAAAACTGCGCAAAGAGCCGGAAAAAGAAGTGCCCCAACTGGCCTTCTTCTGAGGCCATATTGAGGCATGTCTCTGACCGCCAGCAGCTTACGCGCCCACCATTATAGCACTTCCGAATCTGCGGTCAACCCACAACAGGAATCCCGTGGAACGTCGCGGCGGGGGAATTATAGCACTTCCGAATCTGCGGTCAACCCACAACATCAAGCCTCATGCCGTCCCCAAGGCCGAGATTATAGCACTTCCGAATCTGCGGTCAACCCACAACATAGAGCCGAACCGCTGCTCGCTGTCTGATATTATAGCACTTCCGAATCTGCGGTCAACCCACAACCGGTGGGAGTGCGGCGTGGTACGGCCTACCATTATAGCACTTCCGAATCTGCGGTCAACCCACAACCTTGCTCACGCTCTCATCGTCAATGGCTGCATTATAGCACTTCCGAATCTGCGGTCAACCCACAACCTATATCCCCGGAGTGCCATCGCCGCTATTATTATAGCACTTCCGAATCTGCGGTCAACCCACAACATTGCGTACAAGGCCATCGCTGAGGAACTCATTATAGCACTTCCGAATCTGCGGTCAACCCACAACTCGGGCGCAACAGTGGAGGATCGAAGACAAATTATAGCACTTCCGAATCTGCGGTCAACCCACAACGCGTTAGCTGTGGGTGCGCTCTGGGGGCAGATTATAGCACTTCCGAATCTGCGGTCAACCCACAACCACGTCTGTCCCCTACACGGAGGCGGGGTGATTATAGCACTTCCGAATCTGCGGTCAACCCACAACATATCGCACAAGATCAGCCTCGTGGCCGAAATTATAGCACTTCCGAATCTGCGGTCAACCCACAACTGCGGGGCCGCGCTCCCTGTCACCGGACCAATTATAGCACTTCCGAATCTGCGGTCAACCCACAACCGCAACGGGCGCAAGTTCATCGGCATCGAGATTATAGCACTTCCGAATCTGCGGTCAACCCACAACCAGAATGTAGGCAAGCGTGGTCTTGCCCGTATTATAGCACTTCCGAATCTGCGGTCAACCCACAACCCGACACCCGCTACTGCCGCGCCGCTATCGATTATAGCACTTCCGAATCTGCGGTCAACCCACAACTAGAGCGCGCCGGTCCATGCGAGTTGGACGATTATAGCACTTCCGAATCTGCGGTCAACCCACAACATAATCCGCGATCCACCAGCGTACTCTGACATTATAGCACTTCCGAATCTGCGGTCAACCCACAACCAACATACCTATGTCGTGCTCACCAAGCGCATTATAGCACTTCCGAATCTGCGGTCAACCCACAACGGGCGCATGGAGGGCTGAACGATGAAAGAGATTATAGCACTTCCGAATCTGCGGTCAACCCACAACGGTCCGCCTCCGCATCATTTCCGGTCCGCAATTATAGCACTTCCGAATCTGCGGTCAACCCACGATTGCGACAGAGAGTCGAAGGGAGAGAGCGGAGCCGCGGTAGCTCTCGATCGCTGGTCAAGACGCAGGGGCCGCCGGGTCGAGGTAGAGGTAATAGGGTTCGTTCTCTTTGAGGGCGTAGAAGGGACGGAGGAGGATGTTGGGGTCGGTGCGCAGGCGGTAGGTGAGCGGCTCGCCGGGGCTGGGGACAAGGGCCTTGGCGAGGTTCTTGAGGTCGATCCTGTCTGCCGGGTTGCCGTCGAGGGAGCGGACGGCCATGACGACGGGGCCGTAGCAGATGGCGGTGGGATAGCCCCGCGCAGCGTCGAGGCTTTCGGCGCGGAAGCGCATGGGGAGTGTGACGATGAGCGTGTCGCCCGCGCGCCACTGGCGGTGGAAGCAGACCCAGTGCCCCACGCCTACTCTCGCCTCGACGGGCTTGCCGTTGATCGTGGCCGACATGCCGCCCGCCAGCCAGCCGGGGGCGCGCAGGTTGAGTCCGAACTGCGCCGGCTTCTCGATCGAGACCGTGAACTCGACCGTTTCTTCCTCGGGGAATCGCGTGCGCTGGGTGACGGTGATTGTCCGGTCCGCGTGCTTCCATTCGACGGTCGAGGGGGCGTAGAGGTTGACGTAGAGGTTTTCGGCGTCTCTGAAGTAGATGAGGTCGTGGTAGGCGGCGACGGCCATGGGGCGCGAGCCGGAGCAGCACGACCAGCCGGAATCGTAGAGCACCTTGCGCGCGCCGGCGGGGTTGTAGTCGGCGTAGTAGAACACGCGGCCATCGGCGGCGTTGGGCAGCGAGGCGCCGATGCAGTTATACAGGATACGTTCGGCCCAGTCGCCGTAGCGGGCGTCGCCCGTGAAGAGGATGAGGTAGCGGCTCAGCTTGAACGCGGCCCACGAGCAGCACTGGGTCTCGACGGTGTTGTGGGTCTCTGCGAGAAGGCGGAGCATTTCGGCGCGGGGCGCGAGCAGCTCGTTGGGGCCATAGCCGCCGGTGGCGAACCACTGGTGCTGCCTCAGGTACTCGTACGCATTCGTGAGCACGTCGAGGTAGCGTTTCTCGCCTTTGACCGCATAGGCCATCGCCGCGCCGCTCAGGGTATTGACGTGGCTGTAGGCGTGGTAGGCGGACTGGCATTCGCCGCTGGCGCGTGTCGCGTCGTTGACGCGCGGGGCGAAGATGTCCTTGTTTCCGGCGTAGAGGTTCCAGTACTCGGTATATTCCCAGACTTCGGCGAAGTCGCGGTAGCGCGCGTCGCCGGTGGCGAGATAGGCGCGGTAGAGGTTCTCGCTGAGCGTGTACCACTCGGACCACGGGGCGCGGGGGCCGGCGCCGTCGGCGTTGGCGTAATCGCGAATGCGATTCAGGTTTCTCTCGGCCCAGTCCGTGATGCGCGCGAGGGCGGCGGGGGCCTCGGGGTTGGCGCAGTAGGCGATCATGTCGACGAGGCCGCCGACGAGCTTGTCGTAGTTGTACGTGGCGCTCGCGGGGTGGAGCGAGTAGAACGGGTAGCCGTCGGGCCCGATGCACAAGGCCCATTCGTGGAGGAGGGCGTCGGCCTTGGCTTTGCACGCCGGGTCGCCGGTGGCGGCGTACATGCGGGCGAGGCCGGAGAGGAACTGGCCGAAGATGTTGCCGCAGTCCTTGCTGTACCAGCCGCCGAGCTCGACGCCGGGCGCCGGCCTGCCTGCGCGCTCGCGGAAGCCCTTGAGCAGATCGTCGTTGGGGACGTGAAGGTAGAAGTCGCGCGTCTGGTCGAACTGGCGGCGCAGTATGCCGCCGTCGAGCCGGACGCCGCGATAGTCGAACGCTTCCAACATCCTTCCCTCCTCGTCTGAAAACAGGACAGGCACCTGTTCTCACCAGGGGGATGGTAGCACGTCGGGGTTGGGCGTCAACGGCGAGGTCTCGATGCCGTGTGGGGGGGGGCTTGGTCAAGGCGCGCGCGGTTCGGCGCGTGCAGGCATCACATGGCGGAGTCGGAGTGGCGTTCGGGGGTGAGGTGGAGGGCCTTGTCGATGAAGACGGTGATGGTGTAGTGGACGCCGGCGTTGTCGGAGCCGAGGTGGACGGCGGAGGCGTCGGGGGCTTCGGTGATGGCGATGTTGCGGACCTGGCCGACGAGCTGCCAGCCGTCGCCGGAGGCGGCATCCCACACGCCGAGGGCGATGCGCGGGTTGAGGCGGACGTTGTCGATGGTGTGAACACAGCAGAAGCCGCCGAGGAGCGCGATGGTGTCGTCGGGCATGTCGAGCGTGGACGAGAGGGCGAGATGCGGCAGGCCGTTGGTGTCGCAGGAGGCGACCCAGACGTAGCCGCCGGTTCTGCGCGCGCAGGCGAGGACGTGTCTGGCGAGGTTTTTCATTGTGCGGGCTCCGTCAATGGCTCGTGAAGGGGCGCCGTGGTTGTCGTGTTGTGCGTCGTTTTATGGAAGCCCTTCAGGCTAGGGTTTGTTCCGTCGTCCATGTGACCCAGGGCGTTGCCCTGGGCTATCCTATGATGCCCCTTCGGGGCAATGTGACCCAGGGCGTTGCCCTGGGCTATCCTATGATGCCCCTTCGGGGCAATGTGACCCAGGGCGTTGCCCTGGTCTATCCTATGATGGTGGCCCTTCGGGGCAACGGCGTCGGGCGTCTCGGCGCGACGGCGCGCGTTGGTGGTCTGTCGCTTCGTCGGGGCAGCGGCGGGGCCGGGGGGCCACGCCCTACATTCGGCCTCGGGCGGTGCTCTGGTGATTGTCCGTTGGTCTATGGAAGCCCTTCAGGCTAGGGTTTGTTCCGTCGTCCATGTGACCCAGGGCGTTGCCCTGGGCTATCCTATGGTGCCCCTTCGGGGCAATGTGACCCAGGAGGTTGCCCTGGGCTGTCCTATGGTGGCCCTTCGGGGCAGCGGCGTCGGGCGTCTCGGCGCGATGGCGCGCGCTGATTGTCTATCGCCCTTCGGGGCAGCGGCGTCGGGGGGTCTCGGCGCGACGGCGCGCGTTGGGGGTCTGTCGCTTTGTCGGGGCTGCGGCGTCGGGGTCTCGGCGCGGTGGCGCATCGGAGCGTCTTCTTGGGATGGGGTGCGGCGTTTCGAGGCGGTGTGGGCCAAGGTGGTGTTTCTTGCTCGCGTCGAGGAAACAGCGCTGGGCTGAGATGAAGGTTGACGGTGCTCGGGGCGGCACTAGAATGTCGGGGCGACAGGCTTGTGGGAATCCTCGACGAGGGCGAGCCGGGGCCTGTGAACTCGCGTGCGGCGGGCCGGTCT contains:
- a CDS encoding pyridoxamine 5'-phosphate oxidase family protein; translation: MKNLARHVLACARRTGGYVWVASCDTNGLPHLALSSTLDMPDDTIALLGGFCCVHTIDNVRLNPRIALGVWDAASGDGWQLVGQVRNIAITEAPDASAVHLGSDNAGVHYTITVFIDKALHLTPERHSDSAM
- the cas9 gene encoding type II CRISPR RNA-guided endonuclease Cas9 (Cas9, originally named Csn1, is the large, multifunctional signature protein of type II CRISPR/Cas systems. It is well known even to general audiences because its RNA-guided endonuclease activity has made it a popular tool for custom editing of eukaryotic genomes.) yields the protein MKAYTLGLDLGANSLGWAIVPDEPDVNGVGVTTGVRVFRQGTEPTKTGGEQSRNKDRRDARQMRRQLYRRGRRRRKVQHLLVEAGAIADTPEALPELRSYDPYELRRRGLDEELKPAEFARVLMHMAKRRGFKSNKKAQGDARKEQGKVKTAIASLESEMAEVGARTLGEYLAMLHVKGSKVRNHYTSRAMFDDEFAQLWSKQASFQPDLWTKDTKDLLHDAIFGQRPLKPVDHLIGRCQLEPKEPRAPRASWFAEQARLLQEVSNLKVLPRRGEERSLTEEERQRLLHELMTRVSDVAVEAVKTKVLKLAETESLNYEGGQRDKMQPNKIEARLRRLFDKEHDAKADWLRGTVWEALVHDEAEDFEEKALADWGLSREQVDALYKIERPDGYSRFSLKALKRLLPHLEAGLTIDKAILAAGYKTPETEKRGWLPPVKAGEFRNPVVLRALSETRKVANAIVREYGKPSRIVVELARETRGTMRSRQERLSQNRQLEAYHKTISADLAAQGIKPSHNLVEKYKLADECEWVCPYTGRSIAFHQLFGATPEFDVEHIIPYRRSLDNSFMNKTLCAKSENQRKNNRTPYEAYHGTAQYEEILVRISKVRLPYEKQRRFTIKELPEDFANRQLVDTSYAARSCVDYLRQLGVPVDTTRGQITAELRWQWGLNSILGDDEAVKARDDHRHHAVDAVVIALTTKKHINNLRRRYEFGREERFPAPWEDTGASKEAFRQIVRASAEAINVSHRPWRKLQGRFNEETNYGAVDVQKGEYVYRVPLKGITPSKAADILDPAIRQLVCQRLKQHGVEGGKAAPAAVFSDENPLYMPARPGRKAPRIDSVRIRENATTMMPVHDETGRAYRYVKPGNNHHIAIFEYTDEKGKLRRCKEVVTRFEAARRKLAGEPVVRRTHPEHPEARFLMWLCNDDMLLIEKHGTKRLYRVQKMSDGPGQESVNIMFRAHTATRLDDPQAAESIRSLGPRTFSAQKVTVDLLGRIHPCND
- a CDS encoding glycoside hydrolase family 127 protein, with translation MLEAFDYRGVRLDGGILRRQFDQTRDFYLHVPNDDLLKGFRERAGRPAPGVELGGWYSKDCGNIFGQFLSGLARMYAATGDPACKAKADALLHEWALCIGPDGYPFYSLHPASATYNYDKLVGGLVDMIAYCANPEAPAALARITDWAERNLNRIRDYANADGAGPRAPWSEWYTLSENLYRAYLATGDARYRDFAEVWEYTEYWNLYAGNKDIFAPRVNDATRASGECQSAYHAYSHVNTLSGAAMAYAVKGEKRYLDVLTNAYEYLRQHQWFATGGYGPNELLAPRAEMLRLLAETHNTVETQCCSWAAFKLSRYLILFTGDARYGDWAERILYNCIGASLPNAADGRVFYYADYNPAGARKVLYDSGWSCCSGSRPMAVAAYHDLIYFRDAENLYVNLYAPSTVEWKHADRTITVTQRTRFPEEETVEFTVSIEKPAQFGLNLRAPGWLAGGMSATINGKPVEARVGVGHWVCFHRQWRAGDTLIVTLPMRFRAESLDAARGYPTAICYGPVVMAVRSLDGNPADRIDLKNLAKALVPSPGEPLTYRLRTDPNILLRPFYALKENEPYYLYLDPAAPAS
- the cas1 gene encoding type II CRISPR-associated endonuclease Cas1 — its product is MIKRTIEVSGPEASLSLRDGQIIVKRGDEQVGTFSAEDVGMLIVDTPTARYTHGTLIELLEHGAVVVLCGSDHLPTAFVASCTGNTLQTERLAAQLGATRPLKKRLWRQVVQQKVRNQAANLPEGSEERGDLLDLVKRVRSGDPDNVEAQAARLYWRRWLPTEGFRRGEQSEAPNNFLNYGYAVLRAAVARAISGAGLHPSVGIHHHNRYDAFCLADDLVEPLRPLVDRAARDIFLEGHEEINKETKTRLLALLLEPVLLAGAQGPLFVHLERMLASLVRCYAGETAKLDIPSLA
- a CDS encoding adenylosuccinate synthase, producing the protein MPAIAVVGANWGDEGKGKIADYLAGQADVVARFQGGNNAGHTVINDYGKFALHLLPSGVFHSGVVNVLGPGVAINIAAFVAERQELISRGVPEPQLRVSDRAQVVLPYHLLLDEYEEQRLADRQFGSTKAGIAPFYADKCLKLGIQVADLWNPRRLRERLTASLVPKNILLEHLYQKPTIEPEELLPDLLAQGERIRPFACDTVRLLQDALAGGKRVLLEGQLGALRDPDHGVLPYPTSSSPLAGFASVGAGVPPQQINRIVAVVKAYSSCVGAGPFVTELSGDAADELRARGGDAGEYGATTGRPRRVGWFDAVATRYGAGLQGATELALSNLDVLGYLDEIPICTAYEVNGRRTDRFLLPVDLDRARPLFESLRGWKCNISSVRTFDELPEQAQEYVRRIEQLVEVPVRIISVGSARDATIARTTRNE
- a CDS encoding flavodoxin, which produces MDRIGIFYGSTSGNTRRVAELIRRELEGETVEVHDVGEANEGDLEQYDMLILGAPTWNEGDLQDDWEAFITHLDGIDLSGKTVALFGLGDQKAYPNAFLDALGTLYEHVKRKGATIVGRWPTHGYTFTRSSAVIDGEFIGLALDEENQPEQTEHRVAKWVKMLRLGLG
- the cas2 gene encoding CRISPR-associated endonuclease Cas2, which gives rise to MWLLAMFDLPTLKPEERKEYQRFHKFLIQDGFTMMQYSVYMRYCSSPENAEAHKRRIEAHIPPEGEVRVLELTSKQFERMRIFYGKLRKEPEKEVPQLAFF